From the Candidatus Peregrinibacteria bacterium genome, one window contains:
- a CDS encoding NAD(P)H-dependent oxidoreductase yields the protein MSFFQNLEWRNATKHFSSEKVSEENLQKILHSIHLSPSSFGLQPYHVHVVKDDDTKAKILPHAWNQPQVTECSHILVFSGRTDIAPNRIDAFFEIMSGGKPEIREKMKDYEAMMRGFFTGKTEEDIRSWADRQTYIALGFAMAECAELQIDSCPMEGFVSAEVDKILGISSPLKSVVMLPIGYRAEDPTRPKVRFLEEELFTRV from the coding sequence ATGAGTTTTTTTCAAAATCTCGAATGGCGAAATGCTACAAAGCATTTTTCATCAGAAAAAGTCTCTGAAGAAAATCTCCAAAAAATACTCCACTCTATTCATCTCTCGCCAAGTTCATTTGGACTTCAGCCCTACCACGTTCATGTTGTGAAAGATGACGATACAAAAGCAAAAATTCTTCCGCATGCTTGGAATCAACCGCAAGTAACAGAGTGTTCGCATATACTTGTTTTTTCTGGAAGAACGGATATTGCCCCCAATCGGATTGATGCATTTTTTGAAATTATGAGTGGTGGAAAGCCAGAAATCCGCGAAAAAATGAAAGATTACGAAGCAATGATGCGTGGATTTTTTACGGGAAAAACCGAAGAAGATATTCGCTCATGGGCAGATCGACAAACATATATTGCACTTGGTTTTGCCATGGCAGAATGCGCTGAGCTTCAGATTGATTCTTGTCCTATGGAGGGATTTGTTTCGGCGGAAGTGGATAAAATTCTCGGAATTTCATCACCGCTCAAAAGTGTGGTTATGCTTCCTATTGGATACCGAGCGGAAGACCCAACACGACCAAAAGTGCGCTTTTTAGAAGAAGAGCTCTTTACAAGGGTTTAG
- a CDS encoding IS1595 family transposase, with protein MLKHAKISDYKIKKILMCFCEDIDASKTARILEINRRTIDRYFNIFREKITLHAIAQSKESGEFELDESYFGAKRVRGKRGRGAAGKTPVFGILKRDGKVSVTIVKKCSREELLPIIQGKILEGSTIHTDGWRAYDGLILNGYDHYRVYHSHDEFARGKCHVNGIESFWSFAKRRLSKFNGIASHKFNLHLKECEFRWNYKDQNLYDKMLKILKKF; from the coding sequence ATGCTTAAACACGCCAAAATATCAGACTACAAAATAAAAAAAATATTGATGTGTTTTTGTGAAGATATCGATGCCTCAAAAACAGCAAGAATTCTAGAAATAAATCGAAGGACTATTGATCGGTATTTTAATATCTTCCGAGAAAAAATAACTCTTCACGCCATCGCTCAAAGTAAGGAATCTGGAGAGTTTGAACTTGATGAAAGTTATTTTGGAGCTAAAAGAGTACGAGGTAAAAGAGGAAGAGGGGCAGCCGGAAAAACACCAGTCTTTGGTATACTTAAACGAGACGGAAAAGTATCAGTAACCATCGTAAAGAAATGCAGTAGAGAAGAGTTATTGCCTATCATACAGGGAAAAATACTCGAAGGTTCCACTATCCACACCGATGGCTGGAGGGCTTATGACGGACTCATTCTAAATGGGTATGATCACTATCGTGTCTACCATTCCCATGATGAATTTGCTCGAGGAAAATGCCATGTGAATGGCATAGAATCTTTCTGGTCATTTGCCAAGAGAAGACTCTCTAAATTCAACGGTATTGCTTCTCATAAGTTTAATCTTCATCTGAAAGAATGTGAGTTCCGATGGAACTATAAAGATCAGAATCTTTATGATAAAATGCTAAAGATTTTGAAGAAATTTTAA
- a CDS encoding NUDIX domain-containing protein — translation MKLAARAIITNDDSVLLVRHKNRDFFALPGGKINSNEDVRTGLVREIYEELGTQAEIGPLLYVHEFRYPGGDLSLEFFFRIENPQDFNDNHKGELADVELAEIRWIPFSENFLVKPPFLKDMFPSASQRKNAEFISACPISFSFPKTA, via the coding sequence ATGAAACTTGCCGCACGCGCGATCATTACTAACGACGACAGCGTTCTCTTGGTACGACATAAAAACCGCGATTTCTTCGCTCTTCCCGGAGGAAAAATAAACAGCAACGAAGATGTTCGTACCGGACTCGTACGAGAAATTTATGAAGAACTTGGAACTCAAGCAGAAATTGGTCCACTCCTCTATGTTCATGAATTCCGTTACCCTGGAGGAGATCTTTCCCTTGAATTCTTTTTTCGAATCGAAAATCCACAAGATTTTAACGACAACCACAAAGGAGAACTTGCCGATGTGGAACTTGCAGAAATCCGCTGGATTCCCTTTTCTGAAAACTTTTTGGTAAAACCCCCTTTCTTGAAAGACATGTTCCCTAGTGCATCTCAGAGAAAAAACGCAGAGTTTATATCTGCGTGTCCCATTTCCTTTTCTTTTCCCAAAACCGCATGA
- the pyk gene encoding pyruvate kinase — MSLFPRIIITVGPACENLLQEMQDEGVSIFRLNLSHGELSWHSHQIDRIRALKKPAKIMFDTKGPEIRTGVLTQEISLQKGDVITLSAHEEDQQEDARIFFCSYVELASSVQVGGILQFDNGGFAGEITDISKNRVSVRLLSDGILGSRKHLNLPGVRVHLPTLTDFDKEALLFGKEKGVDMYALSFCRKAEDIAEARAIAGERAQMVAKIENQEGLDNFSAIANAADGIMIARGDLGVEMPIEHVPVLQRKMLRELRGFPNTFSIVATGLLRSMKSEPRPRRAEVTDIATATWEGADYLMLSDETTVGKYPLESIRMLRKTAEFAAENAEVY; from the coding sequence ATGTCTCTTTTCCCCAGAATCATTATTACCGTTGGACCGGCATGCGAAAATTTACTTCAAGAAATGCAAGATGAAGGTGTTTCTATATTTCGCCTCAATCTTTCTCATGGAGAATTATCGTGGCATTCTCATCAAATAGATCGCATTCGCGCGCTTAAAAAGCCGGCAAAAATTATGTTCGATACAAAAGGTCCCGAAATTCGAACCGGTGTTCTTACTCAAGAAATTTCACTGCAAAAAGGAGATGTTATAACACTTAGTGCTCATGAAGAAGATCAGCAGGAAGATGCGCGCATTTTCTTCTGTTCATATGTTGAGTTGGCATCTTCTGTTCAAGTGGGAGGAATTCTCCAGTTTGATAATGGTGGATTTGCTGGAGAAATTACTGATATTTCCAAAAATAGAGTTTCGGTGCGACTTCTTTCGGATGGAATTCTTGGAAGCCGAAAACACCTTAATCTTCCTGGAGTTCGCGTGCATCTACCAACATTGACCGATTTTGACAAGGAAGCCCTTCTCTTTGGAAAAGAAAAAGGAGTTGATATGTATGCCCTTTCTTTTTGCCGAAAAGCAGAAGATATTGCTGAAGCTCGGGCAATTGCAGGAGAAAGAGCACAGATGGTTGCAAAAATAGAAAATCAAGAAGGGCTCGACAATTTTTCTGCGATTGCTAACGCAGCAGATGGCATTATGATTGCCCGAGGAGATTTGGGAGTAGAAATGCCCATTGAACACGTTCCAGTATTACAACGAAAAATGCTCCGCGAACTCCGCGGTTTTCCTAATACATTTTCCATTGTAGCAACAGGACTCCTCCGTTCTATGAAATCCGAACCTCGTCCACGCCGTGCAGAAGTAACAGATATTGCTACCGCCACGTGGGAAGGAGCGGATTATCTTATGCTTTCGGATGAAACAACAGTAGGAAAATATCCACTCGAGTCAATTCGTATGCTCCGAAAAACGGCAGAATTTGCCGCGGAAAATGCGGAAGTTTATTGA
- the leuC gene encoding 3-isopropylmalate dehydratase large subunit, producing MPKNIIQKIWDEHVVVHEEGIPAVFFIDLQLLHEVTSPQAFSLLRERGKKVFAPERNVATLDHSLPTDETRSHFVDELNRKQLNQLRENCREFGIPLYDIDSGHQGIVHVTGPELGLTQPGMTIVCGDSHTSTHGAFGALAFGIGTTQISHVLETGCLLLDPPKTMRVSFVGIPSKYFSAKDAILALIQQIGVQGGTGFVLEYTGEFVRNLSLEERMTMCNMSIECGARAGLVSPDEKTVVFLEQTPFGKEKFSSQKERWLSFATDANATFDAEITVDLSDRKPLVTWGTTPAQSVSIDECIPELESLSKDQRLLAEKSLEYAKLSPGQAIKGVSVQHVFLGSCTNGRLNDLRLAASFLQGKKVAQGVRFFVVPGSEQTEKQAKAEGLDHIFLDAGAEFRRPGCSACLAMNGDIVPPGERCASTSNRNFVGRQGPGAITHLMSPVLAVCAAITGKISDPEEVFA from the coding sequence ATGCCAAAAAATATCATCCAAAAAATATGGGATGAACACGTCGTTGTTCATGAAGAGGGGATTCCTGCTGTGTTTTTTATCGATCTTCAGCTCCTTCATGAGGTGACCAGTCCGCAAGCTTTTTCGCTCCTTCGAGAACGTGGTAAAAAAGTTTTCGCTCCCGAACGAAATGTGGCAACGCTTGATCATTCTCTTCCAACAGACGAAACTCGATCGCATTTTGTGGATGAACTAAACCGGAAACAGCTCAATCAACTTCGAGAAAATTGTCGAGAGTTTGGTATTCCACTCTACGATATCGATTCCGGACACCAAGGAATCGTTCATGTAACGGGACCAGAACTTGGACTTACTCAGCCAGGAATGACGATTGTATGCGGAGATAGCCATACTTCTACACACGGTGCATTTGGTGCGCTTGCATTTGGTATTGGAACAACACAAATTTCCCATGTTCTCGAAACAGGATGTCTTCTCCTCGATCCGCCAAAAACCATGCGAGTGAGTTTTGTGGGGATACCCTCGAAATATTTTTCGGCAAAAGATGCTATTCTCGCACTTATTCAACAAATTGGGGTGCAAGGCGGAACGGGATTTGTGCTCGAATACACCGGAGAGTTCGTGCGAAATCTCTCGCTTGAAGAGCGGATGACCATGTGCAATATGAGTATTGAGTGTGGTGCACGCGCTGGACTTGTCTCTCCAGATGAAAAAACAGTTGTCTTTCTTGAACAAACTCCATTTGGAAAAGAGAAATTTTCTTCTCAAAAAGAGCGTTGGCTTTCGTTTGCAACAGATGCGAATGCAACGTTTGATGCGGAAATCACGGTTGATCTTTCAGATCGAAAGCCCCTTGTGACTTGGGGAACAACTCCTGCTCAATCGGTTTCCATTGATGAGTGCATTCCTGAGCTCGAAAGTCTTTCGAAAGATCAGCGTTTGCTTGCAGAAAAAAGCTTGGAATATGCCAAACTCTCACCAGGACAGGCAATAAAAGGTGTTTCCGTACAACACGTTTTTCTTGGAAGCTGTACGAATGGTCGGTTGAACGATTTGCGACTTGCAGCTTCTTTTTTACAGGGAAAAAAAGTGGCACAGGGGGTTCGATTTTTTGTGGTTCCGGGAAGTGAACAAACAGAAAAGCAGGCAAAAGCAGAAGGACTGGATCATATTTTTCTCGATGCTGGTGCAGAGTTTCGGCGTCCAGGATGCTCTGCATGCCTTGCAATGAATGGAGACATTGTTCCGCCTGGAGAACGCTGTGCGAGTACATCGAACCGAAATTTTGTTGGTCGTCAGGGACCGGGTGCTATTACACATCTTATGAGTCCTGTTCTGGCAGTGTGTGCCGCAATTACGGGAAAGATTTCTGATCCAGAAGAGGTATTTGCTTAG
- a CDS encoding glycosyltransferase family 4 protein has protein sequence MPSVAIDGRMWGSGFTGIGYYVREVATRLFYLLPEVSFTLFLPPNISEDLSFSENVRILLAPEPIYSCAEQWSFFRHIRSVHADITWFPHCNVPFLFRSPFLVTIHDLTLMRYPGKKMGNWYQRFAFQKVFSHALQHSSGILSVSEYTKKDLLSFLPLSSEKISVTPLGIDMKRYQSPNPEKIAEFKNRFTSPFFLVSGVWREHKNVPGAITAFEMYRKYGGKGSLVITGKPDPFYNEVRLMAESSPFSKNIFLTGFLPENDMPALFSAADALLFPSFSEGFGLPVLEAMSAGTPVCASNATSLPEVCGDAALFFRPGNYEEMALAMVDVLQEKTRNRLVAEGRKRATLFSWDTTAQKTGEALRPFLSSVL, from the coding sequence ATGCCGAGTGTTGCCATTGATGGACGAATGTGGGGATCGGGGTTTACTGGAATTGGGTATTATGTCCGAGAGGTTGCGACGCGCCTTTTTTATCTTCTTCCTGAGGTATCGTTTACTCTTTTTTTACCGCCGAATATCTCTGAAGATCTCTCTTTTTCCGAAAATGTTCGCATTCTTCTGGCACCAGAACCGATTTATTCGTGTGCGGAACAGTGGTCATTTTTCCGTCATATTCGTTCTGTTCATGCCGATATTACGTGGTTTCCACATTGCAACGTTCCGTTCCTGTTTCGCTCACCTTTTCTTGTGACTATCCACGATCTCACGCTTATGCGGTATCCTGGGAAAAAAATGGGAAATTGGTATCAGCGCTTTGCATTTCAAAAGGTCTTTTCTCACGCGTTACAACATTCTTCTGGTATTCTCTCGGTTTCGGAATACACCAAGAAAGATCTCCTCTCTTTTTTACCGCTTTCTTCAGAGAAAATTTCAGTGACGCCACTTGGTATCGATATGAAACGTTATCAGTCTCCAAATCCTGAGAAAATTGCAGAATTTAAGAATCGATTTACATCTCCTTTTTTTCTGGTCTCTGGAGTTTGGCGAGAACACAAAAATGTCCCAGGAGCTATTACTGCTTTTGAGATGTATCGGAAATATGGTGGAAAAGGTTCACTTGTCATTACCGGAAAACCTGACCCATTTTATAATGAAGTTCGTCTTATGGCAGAATCTTCCCCATTTTCAAAGAATATTTTTCTCACAGGGTTCCTTCCCGAAAACGATATGCCAGCACTCTTTTCTGCTGCGGATGCTCTCCTTTTTCCAAGTTTTTCTGAAGGGTTTGGACTTCCTGTTCTTGAGGCAATGTCTGCCGGAACGCCGGTGTGTGCCAGTAATGCGACAAGTCTTCCAGAAGTCTGTGGAGATGCTGCTCTTTTTTTTCGTCCTGGAAATTACGAGGAAATGGCACTCGCAATGGTAGATGTGCTTCAGGAAAAAACACGAAATCGTCTTGTTGCAGAAGGGAGAAAACGCGCCACTCTTTTTTCGTGGGACACAACCGCACAAAAAACAGGAGAAGCACTTCGCCCTTTTCTTTCTTCTGTATTATGA
- the lepA gene encoding elongation factor 4 has translation MKNIRNFCIIAHIDHGKSTLADRMLEITGTVEKRNMKEQLLDGMDLERERGITIKLQPVRMDWKGHILNLIDTPGHVDFSFEVSRSLAAVEGAILVVDATQGIEAQTLANLYSALEHNLEIIAVLNKIDLPAADPERVKTEIENAIGIPKEEMIEISAKSGMNVDVLLDEIVSRFPSPKKTILGDLEGHQNTKEGSKALVFDSVFDPYRGVVAYVRVFSGTLQKRAKARFLGTKTDIEILECGYFRPQFSPQNAIESGEIGYVVTGLKSTRQARVGDTLFVGGKIESATPLPGFRIVRPMLYAGIFPTDADSFFQLREALEKLSLSDSALVFEPEHSPALGNGFRIGFLGMLHLEIIQERLEREFDLDLIVTAPSVPYDVTLNNGEILRISSAADLPDPTHIQEIQEPWTKAEIITPKEFVGGCMDLCSKRRGIFKNMQYLDETRTVLTFEMPLSAVITDMHDRLKSLSSGYASLSSDFLEYRVGDLVKLDILIAEERVESLSQMVHRSEARYVGSPIVLKLKEVIPRANFPIALQAAIGGKIIARETIPAYRKDVTAGLYGGDVTRKNKLLKKQKAGKKRMKSIGKVDLPQEAFLAVLKRED, from the coding sequence ATGAAAAATATTCGAAATTTTTGCATCATCGCGCATATTGATCACGGCAAGAGTACTCTTGCCGACCGAATGCTCGAAATAACTGGAACCGTAGAAAAACGGAACATGAAGGAGCAACTCCTTGATGGAATGGATTTAGAGCGCGAGCGTGGCATCACCATAAAACTCCAGCCAGTACGCATGGATTGGAAAGGACATATTCTTAATCTCATCGATACTCCCGGACACGTTGATTTTTCTTTTGAAGTAAGCAGAAGCCTTGCTGCAGTGGAGGGTGCTATTCTCGTAGTAGATGCCACCCAGGGAATTGAAGCGCAAACACTTGCCAATCTATACTCTGCGCTTGAGCATAATTTAGAAATTATTGCTGTACTCAATAAAATTGATCTCCCTGCCGCCGACCCTGAGCGCGTCAAAACGGAGATCGAAAATGCAATTGGCATTCCCAAAGAAGAGATGATTGAAATTTCCGCAAAAAGCGGTATGAATGTCGACGTTCTGCTTGATGAAATTGTTAGTCGCTTCCCTTCTCCAAAGAAAACAATTTTGGGTGATTTAGAAGGGCATCAAAACACAAAAGAGGGCTCAAAGGCTCTTGTTTTTGATTCGGTATTTGATCCCTATCGTGGTGTTGTCGCGTATGTTCGTGTCTTTTCGGGAACATTGCAAAAACGTGCGAAAGCTCGTTTTCTTGGAACAAAAACGGATATTGAAATTTTGGAGTGTGGTTATTTCCGTCCACAATTTTCTCCACAAAATGCCATTGAATCTGGAGAAATTGGCTATGTCGTCACTGGACTAAAATCAACGAGACAAGCCCGCGTAGGGGACACTCTTTTTGTGGGGGGAAAAATAGAGTCCGCTACTCCTCTCCCCGGATTTCGTATTGTCCGCCCCATGCTCTATGCCGGAATTTTTCCTACTGACGCGGATAGTTTTTTTCAACTTCGTGAAGCACTTGAAAAGCTCTCGCTTTCTGATTCAGCGCTTGTTTTTGAACCAGAACACTCTCCGGCTCTTGGAAATGGCTTTCGAATTGGATTCCTTGGAATGCTTCATTTGGAGATTATTCAAGAACGACTTGAACGAGAATTTGATCTCGATCTTATCGTTACGGCTCCAAGCGTTCCGTACGATGTTACTCTCAATAATGGAGAAATTCTCCGCATTTCTTCTGCCGCCGATTTACCCGACCCCACGCATATTCAAGAAATTCAAGAACCATGGACAAAAGCAGAAATTATTACCCCAAAAGAGTTTGTGGGAGGATGCATGGATCTCTGCTCAAAACGTCGTGGCATTTTTAAAAACATGCAATATCTCGATGAAACACGGACAGTGCTCACCTTTGAAATGCCGCTTTCAGCAGTCATTACCGATATGCACGATCGTCTCAAAAGTCTCAGTTCTGGCTATGCATCACTTTCATCTGACTTTTTAGAATATCGCGTTGGAGATCTCGTCAAGCTCGATATTCTCATTGCTGAAGAACGAGTAGAAAGTCTTTCTCAAATGGTGCATCGCTCTGAAGCGCGCTATGTTGGCTCGCCCATTGTTCTGAAACTCAAAGAAGTAATTCCACGTGCCAACTTTCCCATTGCCCTTCAGGCGGCTATTGGCGGAAAGATTATTGCGCGCGAAACCATTCCCGCCTATCGAAAAGATGTCACCGCTGGTCTTTATGGCGGAGACGTGACACGAAAAAATAAGCTTCTCAAAAAGCAAAAAGCAGGAAAAAAGCGAATGAAATCAATTGGAAAAGTAGATTTGCCACAGGAGGCATTTCTTGCGGTATTAAAACGAGAAGACTAA